A genome region from Astyanax mexicanus isolate ESR-SI-001 chromosome 19, AstMex3_surface, whole genome shotgun sequence includes the following:
- the LOC125784331 gene encoding piggyBac transposable element-derived protein 4-like has translation MSKRYSVHEVLDHIFGNDGDLEEREGSEAEEDVSEEEDDVQYDPEQDQTSDEEDPDVTDAQGEVFKSKKGDISWLSSPPQTQARAPMENILRMTPGPTRYAVSHAQDIKSTFELFFPRPIQSILLEMTNMEGRRVFGDSWTEMDKTQLDAHMGLLLLAGVYRSCNEATASLWDSESGRPIFRATMSLQAFHVLSRVLRFDNRETRVARRENDKLAPIREVWDKWVENLPFVYNPGPEVTVDERLVPFRGRCPFRQYMPSKPGKYGIKIWAACDAKTAYAWNMQIYTGKSATGVPEKNQGKRVVLDMTKGLRGHNITCDNFFTSYDLAQELLKRKLTMVGTVRKNKPELPLALLGTKDRAPLSSKFAFSERTTVVSYCPKKNKNVILMSTLHRDAGVSSREDKKPDMILDYNKNKGGVDNLDKVTGTYTCKRGTKRWPMVVFYNMLDVSAYNAYVVWTEIDPGWNGEKPFKRRLFLEELGKSLVSPYIERRKRLPRTEASVRLVKGLQPTLTSSSCDTNQGGDSRSSKRKRCQSCPANKDRKSNTTCHTCKKFICAEHTVTIKYCDSCI, from the coding sequence ATGAGCAAAAGGTATTCTGTTCATGAGGTGCTAGATCATATCtttggtaatgatggtgatcttgaggagagagagggaagtgAAGCTGAGGAGGATGTgtctgaggaggaggatgatgttcAGTATGACCCTGAACAAGACCAAACATCTGATGAGGAGGACCCAGATGTCACAGATGCTCAAGGAGAGGTCTTCAAGTCAAAAAAAGGTGACATTTCATGGTTATCAAGCCCTCCTCAAACCCAAGCCAGGGCACCGATGGAAAACATCCTCAGAATGACTCCAGGGCCTACTAGATACGCTGTGTCACACGCCCAAGACATCAAGTCAAcgtttgaactgttctttccacgACCTATTCAGAGTATCCTACTTGAGATGACCAACATGGAAGGGAGAAGAGTGTTTGGTGATAGCTGGACGGAGATGGACAAAACACAGCTAGATGCGCACATGGGACTGTTGCTTCTTGCGGGGGTGTACAGATCCTGTAATGAAGCTACGGCCAGCTTATGGGATAGTGAGTCAGGACGCCCTATTTTTCGTGCCACAATGTCCCTTCAAGCCTTTCATGTGTTATCAAGAGTGCTACGTTTTGACAACAGGGAGACCAGAGTTGCTCGTCGTGAGAATGACAAGCTTGCTCCCATCAGGGAGGTTTGGGACAAATGGGTGGAAAATTTACCCTTTGTGTACAATCCTGGGCCAGAGGTGACAGTGGATGAACGGCTAGTCCCTTTCAGAGGCCGCTGTCCCTTCAGGCAGTACATGCCAAGCAAGCCTGGAAAATATGGGATCAAAATATGGGCAGCTTGTGATGCAAAAACTGCCTATGCatggaatatgcaaatatataccgGAAAATCTGCCACCGGAGTGCCAGAGAAGAACCAGGGCAAGCGGGTCGTCCTGGACATGACCAAGGGTCTTCGGGGGCACAACATAacttgtgataatttttttaccTCCTATGACCTTGCGCAAGAGCTTCTAAAGAGGAAGCTGACGATGGTGGGAACAGTCAGGAAGAACAAACCTGAGCTTCCCTTAGCTCTTCTTGGAACGAAAGACAGGGCTCCTCTCTCATCCAAGTTTGCATTCTCAGAAAGAACCACAGTTGTCTCCTACTGtcccaaaaagaacaaaaatgtcaTTCTGATGTCAACTCTCCACAGGGATGCTGGTGTGAGCAGTAGGGAGGACAAGAAGCCAGACATGATCCTGGATTACAACAAGAACAAAGGTGGTGTTGACAACCTGGACAAGGTCACCGGCACATACACATGCAAGCGGGGGACAAAAAGGTGGCCAATGGTTGTGTTCTACAACATGCTGGACGTTTCGGCATACAACGCATATGTAGTGTGGACTGAAATAGATCCAGGATGGAATGGAGAAAAACCTTTCAAGAGGAGGCTTTTTCTGGAGGAGTTGGGCAAGTCTCTGGTTTCTCCCTATATCGAAAGACGAAAGAGGCTGCCCCGAACCGAAGCGTCTGTTCGTTTGGTGAAAGGGCTTCAGCCAACACTCACATCATCATCCTGTGATACAAACCAGGGAGGAGATTCCAGGAGCAGCAAGAGGAAGAGGTGCCAGTCCTGCCCCGCCAACAAGGACAGGAAGTCCAACACCACTTGCCACACATGCAAGAAATTCATTTGCGCGGAGCACACAGTAACCATCAAATACTGTGATTCATgcatttga